Proteins encoded in a region of the Vibrio sp. CB1-14 genome:
- a CDS encoding thiamine phosphate synthase, which produces MLPIGADALNRHIHRVLGLAKQVGFSTENIVVSSSEEGEAVIIQHEESARYISSDVFGSTFRLGDSAIDNDIRVRYLHNMDENHLSASLATATQGDVYVAVASGSRWLDVWSCRENVIKASAAASLITDHTEHLAWLVVSIALDFPLEDAVMLARAGCVSRETWPSHLDQFPVPVIENTNLGIRVGWAVEASTLPFPTVIKSKLGLYPVVDNVDWVARLLELGTKTVQLRIKQPDLPNLEQQIEKAIELGRRHDAQVFINDYWQLAIKHGAYGVHLGQEDIEVANLKRLAEKGIALGLSTHGYYELLRIVQIHPSYIALGHIFPTTTKDMPSRPQGLIRLELYQRLIDSIPYGQELGYPTVAIGGIDLKTAAPVWSCGVTSLAVVRAITLADDVPAVIQQFESIMDGRLDG; this is translated from the coding sequence ATGCTGCCCATTGGCGCAGACGCTTTGAATCGTCATATTCATCGTGTTCTCGGCCTAGCAAAACAAGTCGGCTTCTCAACCGAAAACATCGTCGTCTCATCTTCTGAAGAAGGTGAAGCGGTCATTATCCAGCACGAAGAAAGCGCCCGTTATATTTCGAGTGACGTTTTCGGCTCTACTTTCCGTTTGGGAGATAGCGCTATAGATAATGATATCCGTGTAAGGTATTTGCACAACATGGATGAAAATCATCTTTCAGCCTCACTAGCTACTGCCACACAAGGTGATGTCTATGTAGCAGTAGCAAGTGGCTCTCGATGGCTCGATGTTTGGTCTTGTAGAGAAAACGTCATCAAGGCTTCTGCGGCAGCTTCTTTGATTACAGACCACACCGAGCATTTGGCTTGGCTCGTAGTAAGTATTGCTCTCGACTTTCCTCTCGAAGATGCGGTTATGCTCGCCAGAGCGGGATGTGTTTCACGTGAAACATGGCCAAGTCACTTAGACCAGTTCCCCGTTCCAGTCATAGAAAATACGAATTTAGGTATACGTGTTGGCTGGGCAGTTGAGGCATCGACTCTACCATTTCCGACTGTAATTAAATCAAAGCTTGGGCTCTATCCTGTTGTCGATAATGTTGATTGGGTAGCACGATTACTAGAACTGGGCACTAAAACGGTACAGCTTAGAATCAAGCAGCCTGACCTGCCTAACCTGGAACAGCAGATTGAAAAAGCGATCGAGCTTGGTCGAAGACATGATGCTCAAGTGTTCATCAATGACTATTGGCAGCTAGCGATTAAGCATGGTGCTTACGGCGTTCACTTAGGTCAAGAAGACATTGAAGTGGCAAATCTCAAGAGACTTGCAGAAAAAGGAATTGCGCTTGGTCTATCTACTCACGGCTATTATGAGTTGCTGCGCATCGTTCAAATTCACCCTAGCTACATTGCGCTCGGCCACATCTTCCCAACCACAACCAAAGACATGCCTTCAAGACCGCAAGGTTTGATACGACTGGAGCTCTATCAGCGACTGATTGATTCGATACCTTACGGTCAGGAACTGGGATATCCAACAGTAGCCATTGGTGGCATTGATTTGAAGACTGCAGCACCAGTTTGGAGTTGTGGTGTGACAAGTTTGGCAGTAGTACGAGCAATCACATTGGCTGATGATGTACCCGCCGTTATTCAACAATTTGAGTCAATCATGGATGGTCGTCTTGATGGTTAA
- the thiC gene encoding phosphomethylpyrimidine synthase ThiC: MSTRKQNRLEAKNFIDTLSVTPYPNSQKTYIQGSRSDLQVPMRTISLADSLIGGNQDNPIHEPNEPINVYDTSGVYTDPEYSIDLYSGLPKLREAWIDERADTEVLSGVSSEFAKQRLEDDTLDELRYGLLPRIRRGAEGACVTQLHYARQGIITPEMEYIAIRENMGRQKLKDEVLTQQHPGQHFGANLPKEITPEFVRKEVAEGRAIIPSNINHPESEPMIIGRNFLVKVNANIGNSSVTSSIEEEVEKLVWGTRWGADTVMDLSTGRNIHETREWILRNSPVPIGTVPMYQALEKVNGVAENLTWEVMRDTLIEQAEQGVDYFTIHAGLLLHHIPLTAKRVTGIVSRGGSIIAKWCLAHHEESFLYTNFREICEICARYDVALSLGDGLRPGSIADANDEAQFAELRTLGKLTKIAWEYDVQVIIEGPGHVPMHMIKENMEEQLEHCHEAPFYTLGLLTTDIAPGYDHITSGTGAAMIGWYGCAMLCYVTPKEHLGLPNKEDVKTGLITYKLAAHAADLAKGHPGAQIRDNALSKARFEFRWEDQFNLSLDPDTARQFHDETLPQESGKVAHFCSMCGPKFCSMKISQEVREYAKEIQQGDSIAITMLDDPLEGMCQKSEEFRATGAELYHPAVTEE; this comes from the coding sequence ATGTCGACACGCAAGCAAAATAGGCTGGAAGCAAAAAACTTTATCGATACATTATCGGTAACGCCTTACCCCAATTCTCAAAAGACATATATCCAAGGTAGCCGAAGCGATCTGCAAGTACCAATGCGTACAATCTCTCTTGCAGACAGCTTAATCGGTGGTAACCAAGACAATCCAATCCATGAGCCTAACGAGCCCATCAACGTGTATGACACGTCTGGTGTCTATACCGACCCAGAGTACTCTATCGATTTGTACTCAGGTTTACCAAAGCTAAGAGAAGCCTGGATTGATGAACGCGCTGATACCGAAGTATTGTCAGGCGTCAGTTCAGAATTTGCTAAGCAAAGACTTGAAGATGACACGCTTGATGAGCTTAGATACGGGCTATTACCTCGTATCAGGCGTGGTGCTGAAGGCGCTTGCGTCACGCAGCTTCACTACGCACGCCAAGGTATTATTACCCCTGAGATGGAATACATCGCGATTCGAGAGAACATGGGACGTCAAAAGCTCAAAGACGAAGTGCTCACTCAGCAGCATCCAGGTCAGCACTTTGGGGCGAACTTACCTAAAGAAATCACACCCGAATTCGTGCGTAAGGAAGTCGCTGAGGGTAGAGCTATCATCCCTTCAAATATCAATCACCCAGAATCTGAGCCGATGATCATTGGCCGCAACTTCCTCGTTAAGGTCAATGCTAATATAGGCAACTCATCGGTCACCTCTTCAATTGAAGAGGAAGTCGAGAAGCTTGTCTGGGGTACTCGATGGGGTGCCGATACAGTTATGGATCTGTCGACTGGACGAAATATCCACGAAACGCGCGAATGGATCTTACGTAATAGTCCAGTGCCGATCGGTACAGTACCTATGTATCAAGCATTAGAGAAGGTTAATGGAGTCGCCGAAAATCTGACTTGGGAAGTAATGCGAGATACATTAATTGAGCAAGCAGAGCAGGGTGTAGACTACTTTACTATTCATGCTGGCCTTCTACTTCATCACATCCCACTCACCGCCAAGCGCGTCACGGGTATCGTTAGCCGTGGTGGCTCTATCATAGCTAAGTGGTGTTTGGCACACCATGAAGAGAGTTTCTTATATACCAACTTTAGAGAGATCTGTGAAATCTGTGCACGTTATGACGTGGCCTTGTCCCTCGGTGATGGATTGCGTCCAGGCTCTATTGCCGATGCCAATGATGAAGCTCAATTTGCAGAGCTTAGAACCCTAGGCAAGCTAACCAAAATTGCCTGGGAATACGATGTTCAGGTCATCATCGAAGGTCCTGGTCACGTACCGATGCACATGATCAAAGAGAACATGGAAGAGCAGCTTGAGCACTGTCATGAGGCACCTTTCTATACGCTTGGGCTACTGACCACTGATATTGCACCTGGCTATGATCATATTACCTCTGGCACTGGTGCTGCAATGATTGGCTGGTACGGTTGTGCGATGCTGTGTTACGTGACGCCAAAAGAACACCTTGGCCTACCAAATAAAGAAGACGTTAAGACAGGGCTCATCACCTACAAGCTCGCTGCTCATGCAGCAGACTTAGCGAAGGGACACCCAGGGGCTCAAATTCGTGATAATGCACTTTCAAAGGCTCGCTTTGAATTTCGCTGGGAAGACCAGTTTAACCTCTCTCTAGATCCTGATACTGCGCGTCAGTTCCATGATGAAACACTTCCTCAGGAGTCTGGCAAGGTTGCCCATTTCTGCTCGATGTGCGGTCCAAAGTTCTGTTCGATGAAGATCTCACAAGAGGTACGAGAGTACGCTAAAGAAATACAACAAGGCGACAGTATTGCTATCACAATGCTTGATGACCCTTTAGAGGGGATGTGTCAAAAGTCTGAAGAGTTCAGAGCAACGGGTGCTGAGTTGTATCACCCAGCTGTTACTGAAGAATAA
- a CDS encoding aminopeptidase P family protein yields the protein MQEHISGRVEQIQSWLSNNDLDAFIVAHEDEYLGEYVPAHNERLHWLTQFTGSAGAAVVTRDRAAIFVDGRYTVQVRKQVPADSFEYCHLIEQPPLDWSIETLELGARIGVDPRMHRGNWYQNALEKLAGRYELVAVNDNPIDLFWSDRPAAQLSNVRLMPLDKVGQSSLDKRTQLAQNLASSGADAAIITELDSICWLLNVRGLDVSRLPVLLAHAILYSDGSTKFFIDPTRIDDMNEFTDHVGAGVEVCLPSSLETELESLKGKKVTLDPATSNAWFQLKLEQYGAKLLDLADPCLMPKAAKNSVEVEGMRSSHVRDGAAMVNFLSWLDSEVAKGNLSDEAVVSDKLEAFRRVDPTLIDLSFDTISASAGNAAMCHYNHANQEVPGSLVQDTLYLVDSGGQYLDGTTDITRTIAIGTPTDEMKRQFTLVLKGHIGLATALFPKGTCGHQLDVLARQHLWANGFDYDHGTGHGVGHFLSVHEGPQRIAKAVNNTPLVPGMVLSNEPGYYRADEFGIRIENLELVVEKATAGDSSMFGFESLTRCPIDKRNIVADMLTETEITWLNDYHQKVWNDVSPLVTCDALAWLETACQPL from the coding sequence ATGCAGGAACATATTTCTGGCCGTGTTGAACAGATTCAATCTTGGCTTTCTAACAACGACCTCGATGCGTTTATTGTTGCTCATGAAGATGAGTACTTAGGCGAGTACGTACCCGCTCATAACGAGCGTCTTCATTGGCTAACTCAATTTACCGGCTCTGCGGGTGCTGCTGTTGTCACGCGAGATAGAGCCGCTATTTTTGTCGATGGTCGCTACACGGTTCAAGTTCGTAAGCAAGTTCCAGCAGATAGTTTTGAATACTGTCACCTTATCGAGCAGCCACCGCTGGATTGGTCGATTGAAACTCTTGAGCTCGGTGCTCGAATCGGTGTAGACCCTCGCATGCATAGAGGTAACTGGTACCAGAATGCACTAGAAAAACTTGCAGGTCGCTACGAACTGGTTGCTGTTAACGATAACCCAATTGATCTTTTCTGGAGCGATCGCCCAGCTGCTCAATTAAGTAACGTTCGTTTAATGCCACTAGACAAGGTCGGCCAATCAAGCCTAGATAAACGTACCCAGCTAGCACAAAACCTAGCAAGCAGTGGCGCTGATGCCGCTATCATTACTGAGCTTGATTCAATTTGCTGGCTTTTAAATGTCCGCGGTCTTGATGTTTCACGTCTTCCTGTATTGCTGGCTCACGCGATCCTTTACTCAGATGGCTCAACTAAGTTCTTTATTGACCCAACGCGCATCGATGACATGAACGAATTTACCGACCATGTAGGTGCAGGTGTTGAAGTCTGCCTTCCATCGTCTTTGGAGACTGAACTAGAATCGTTGAAAGGCAAAAAAGTCACCCTAGACCCAGCGACAAGTAATGCTTGGTTTCAGCTAAAGTTGGAGCAATATGGTGCCAAACTTCTCGACCTTGCTGACCCATGTTTAATGCCAAAAGCGGCCAAGAACAGCGTTGAAGTTGAAGGCATGCGTAGCAGCCATGTGCGCGACGGCGCAGCAATGGTTAACTTTTTAAGCTGGCTCGATAGTGAAGTCGCTAAAGGCAACCTTTCTGATGAAGCAGTAGTCAGTGACAAGTTGGAAGCATTCCGCCGAGTTGATCCAACTTTGATAGATCTTAGTTTCGATACTATTTCTGCCTCCGCAGGTAACGCGGCCATGTGTCACTACAACCATGCGAATCAAGAGGTTCCTGGATCGCTAGTTCAAGATACCTTGTACTTGGTTGATTCAGGTGGCCAGTACCTCGATGGTACCACTGACATCACGCGTACCATTGCGATAGGTACCCCAACAGATGAGATGAAGCGCCAGTTTACATTGGTACTAAAAGGTCACATTGGTCTGGCTACCGCACTATTCCCGAAGGGTACTTGTGGTCATCAACTGGACGTTCTAGCTCGTCAACATTTGTGGGCAAATGGTTTTGATTATGACCATGGCACTGGCCATGGTGTCGGCCACTTCCTGAGTGTTCACGAAGGACCGCAGCGCATCGCGAAAGCCGTAAACAATACGCCGCTAGTACCTGGTATGGTGCTATCAAACGAACCAGGATACTACCGTGCAGATGAGTTCGGTATTCGTATCGAGAACCTTGAGTTGGTCGTTGAGAAAGCAACAGCTGGTGATAGTTCTATGTTTGGTTTCGAGTCACTTACTCGATGCCCTATCGACAAGCGCAACATCGTGGCTGATATGCTAACGGAAACAGAAATCACTTGGTTGAACGACTATCACCAAAAAGTGTGGAATGACGTTTCACCACTAGTTACCTGTGATGCACTAGCTTGGCTGGAAACAGCTTGCCAACCGCTCTAG
- a CDS encoding HesA/MoeB/ThiF family protein → MVNDGQFKQYLRQISLPNIGEEGQSKLLKANVLIVGCGGLGTAASMYLVGGGVGSVTIADDDAVEISNLPRQVTYHAKDVGFAKVECLKASLKQQNPDIRVRSINKKLDGNQLLLEITLADVVVDCSDNLATRHAINAYGKQSNTDLVSAAAIGWDGQLSVFPFSSTREIACYRCLYPFDEIKGSSRCSESSVMGPVVGMMGLYQALETIKLLAGVHPQVTQKKTPTLKLFDGLNGQWQTLQIAREQTCTVCSTD, encoded by the coding sequence ATGGTTAATGATGGCCAATTTAAGCAGTATCTGCGCCAAATCAGTCTTCCGAACATAGGTGAAGAAGGGCAGAGCAAGTTGCTCAAGGCCAATGTGCTTATTGTTGGCTGTGGGGGACTTGGAACCGCAGCGAGCATGTATTTAGTAGGGGGCGGAGTAGGCAGTGTAACTATTGCTGACGATGATGCAGTTGAGATTTCTAACTTACCTCGACAGGTAACTTATCACGCGAAAGATGTTGGATTCGCTAAAGTCGAATGTTTGAAGGCCAGCCTGAAGCAACAGAATCCAGATATTAGAGTGCGAAGTATTAACAAAAAGCTTGATGGCAATCAGTTGTTATTAGAGATCACTTTAGCGGATGTTGTGGTTGATTGCTCAGATAACCTAGCAACTAGACATGCCATAAATGCTTACGGTAAACAAAGTAACACCGACCTCGTTAGCGCAGCAGCAATCGGTTGGGACGGGCAACTCAGTGTTTTTCCGTTCTCATCGACTCGTGAGATTGCCTGTTATCGGTGCTTGTATCCCTTTGATGAAATCAAAGGCAGCAGCCGATGTTCAGAGTCATCTGTCATGGGGCCAGTGGTTGGCATGATGGGACTTTACCAAGCTCTAGAAACGATAAAGTTGCTTGCAGGTGTCCACCCTCAGGTTACCCAGAAAAAAACACCGACATTGAAGTTATTCGATGGACTAAATGGTCAATGGCAAACACTACAGATTGCTCGTGAGCAAACTTGTACGGTTTGCTCCACCGACTGA
- the crcB gene encoding fluoride efflux transporter CrcB gives MGQFSVLGFIALGGAVGACSRYLISELCVALFGRGFPYGTLTVNVVGSFIMGLLIAAFEAEIFAPDPWRQIIGLGFLGALTTFSTFSMDNVLLMQQGAFLKMGLNILLNVVLSISACWIGFQMLTKS, from the coding sequence ATGGGGCAGTTTTCAGTTTTAGGTTTTATTGCATTGGGCGGTGCTGTCGGGGCTTGTTCGAGATATTTGATATCAGAGCTTTGTGTTGCACTTTTCGGTCGTGGTTTTCCTTACGGTACGTTAACCGTCAATGTGGTTGGCTCGTTTATTATGGGGCTATTGATTGCAGCATTCGAAGCTGAAATTTTTGCGCCTGATCCATGGCGTCAAATCATTGGTCTTGGCTTCTTAGGTGCACTTACGACATTCTCTACGTTTTCTATGGATAACGTACTCCTGATGCAGCAGGGGGCGTTTCTGAAGATGGGACTAAATATATTGCTCAATGTTGTTTTGAGTATCTCAGCTTGTTGGATTGGTTTTCAGATGCTGACCAAAAGTTAA
- a CDS encoding thiazole synthase encodes MLTIANKTFESRLFTGTGKFSDQSLMVQAIAESGSQLATMALKRVDLQGQDDNILRPLIENKINLLPNTSGAKNAKDAIFAAHLAREALGTNWLKLEIHPDPKYLLPDPIETLKAAEQLVKDGFVVLPYCHSDPTLCKHLEEVGCAAVMPLGAPIGSNKGIVSRDFLEIIIEQANVPVVVDAGIGAPSHAALAMEMGADAVLVNTAIAAAADPVAMAKAFKLAVESGRLAYESGLAGTVNHAVASSPLTAFLDSE; translated from the coding sequence ATGCTAACAATTGCCAATAAAACTTTTGAATCACGTCTGTTTACTGGAACCGGAAAGTTCTCGGATCAGTCTCTTATGGTTCAGGCTATTGCGGAAAGTGGTTCACAGCTAGCGACGATGGCGCTCAAGCGCGTAGATCTACAAGGTCAGGATGACAACATCTTACGACCATTGATTGAGAACAAGATTAATCTGTTGCCTAACACTTCAGGCGCTAAGAATGCCAAAGACGCCATCTTCGCTGCACATCTTGCTAGAGAAGCATTGGGCACGAATTGGCTGAAGTTAGAGATTCACCCAGATCCGAAGTACTTACTACCAGACCCGATCGAGACGTTAAAAGCTGCCGAGCAGCTAGTTAAAGATGGATTCGTCGTTCTGCCATATTGTCATAGTGATCCAACGCTATGTAAGCATCTTGAGGAAGTAGGGTGTGCCGCTGTGATGCCACTTGGAGCTCCAATAGGAAGCAACAAAGGCATCGTCAGTAGAGACTTTTTAGAAATTATAATCGAACAAGCGAACGTTCCGGTTGTGGTTGATGCAGGTATCGGGGCACCATCACATGCAGCGCTTGCGATGGAAATGGGGGCTGATGCTGTCTTGGTCAATACCGCTATCGCTGCTGCCGCTGATCCGGTTGCTATGGCTAAAGCGTTTAAGCTAGCAGTAGAGTCAGGAAGACTAGCATACGAAAGTGGTCTAGCAGGTACCGTAAATCATGCCGTGGCCTCGAGTCCGCTAACCGCGTTTCTAGATTCAGAGTAG
- a CDS encoding LysR family transcriptional regulator, protein MNLEKLSRIDLNLLLCLSVLLEECNVTRAASRLCLTQSAVSKSLSKLRELFDDPLFTRHAHGLSPTARALQLKPKLDVLMAHMQAITAPPEFSPTSSEYRFHIAAVESVYPLIMPHFLPAIFSQGPNLSISTHAWNEATFEQMQKGELDLGITGKDIDIRDAQRTLLPPEDIQELEVYRDNQMCLVRTDHPVLTKPWDLETYLSMRHVQVRCDGSDRWLLDYKLADMGKERDIAITVPDFNNAAALCSYTDFVFTAPRHFVHLVAEQMGLRVLPLPLEFPPMAYTLFWHKDRDRDPALNWLIDIIRQKTLHLR, encoded by the coding sequence ATGAACCTAGAAAAGCTAAGTCGGATCGACCTCAACCTACTCTTGTGCCTGTCAGTGCTACTTGAAGAATGCAATGTGACCCGCGCTGCGAGTCGGTTATGCCTAACGCAATCCGCGGTGAGTAAGTCATTATCGAAACTGCGTGAACTGTTTGACGATCCACTCTTCACTCGCCACGCCCACGGATTATCTCCGACAGCTCGCGCGCTGCAACTTAAGCCCAAGTTAGATGTGCTAATGGCTCATATGCAGGCCATCACTGCACCGCCAGAGTTTTCCCCAACGTCAAGTGAATACCGATTTCACATAGCTGCGGTAGAAAGCGTTTATCCTCTCATCATGCCTCACTTTCTCCCTGCAATATTTAGCCAAGGACCTAACCTGAGCATAAGCACTCATGCATGGAATGAAGCCACGTTCGAGCAAATGCAAAAAGGCGAACTAGATTTAGGGATCACCGGCAAAGACATCGACATCCGTGATGCTCAGAGAACCCTACTGCCGCCAGAAGACATTCAGGAGTTAGAAGTCTACCGGGATAATCAAATGTGTTTAGTACGAACCGATCATCCTGTACTCACTAAACCTTGGGATCTTGAAACCTATCTGTCAATGCGTCATGTACAGGTGCGCTGCGATGGTAGCGATCGCTGGCTTCTAGATTACAAACTCGCCGACATGGGAAAGGAACGCGATATCGCTATCACTGTACCTGATTTCAACAATGCTGCTGCGCTGTGCAGTTACACTGACTTTGTGTTTACCGCTCCTCGGCATTTTGTTCATCTTGTTGCCGAGCAAATGGGATTGCGTGTGCTTCCATTGCCACTCGAATTTCCTCCAATGGCTTACACTCTATTTTGGCACAAAGATAGAGATCGCGATCCGGCGCTCAATTGGCTTATCGACATCATTCGACAAAAGACGCTTCACTTACGTTAG
- the thiH gene encoding 2-iminoacetate synthase ThiH produces MSFVQEHAKYNWDDIRLSIYAKSARDVERALSKPRLDLEDFKALISPAAEPYLEQMAQRSYALTRKRFGYTMSMYIPLYLSNLCANACTYCGFSMENRIKRKTLSTEEIERECDVIKQMGFDNILLVTGEHENKVGMKYFQQVLPEIKKHFSYLAMEVQPLDTQEYASLKQHGLDAVMVYQETYHRSTYAQHHLRGNKMDFNYRLETPDRLAQAGIDKIGIGSLIGLEEWRTDCFFVAAHLQYLESRYWKTRYSISFPRLRPCEGALQPKSVMTDKQLVQLICAYRLFNNEVELSLSTRESATFRDQVYPLGITSISAASKTQPGGYADDQEELEQFAISDERSAAMVAESVKRVGMEPVWKDWHQSYSG; encoded by the coding sequence ATGAGCTTTGTTCAGGAGCATGCTAAGTATAACTGGGATGATATTCGTCTTTCTATTTATGCGAAATCGGCGCGTGATGTAGAGCGAGCACTGTCTAAACCGCGACTCGACTTAGAAGACTTTAAGGCACTTATTAGTCCTGCCGCAGAACCCTACTTAGAACAAATGGCTCAGCGTTCATATGCATTAACTCGAAAGCGATTCGGGTACACCATGTCCATGTATATACCTTTGTACCTTTCCAACTTGTGCGCCAATGCTTGTACCTATTGCGGTTTTTCAATGGAAAATCGCATTAAACGAAAGACGCTCAGTACTGAAGAAATAGAGCGTGAGTGCGACGTAATCAAACAGATGGGTTTCGACAATATTCTTTTGGTCACAGGTGAGCACGAGAACAAAGTAGGTATGAAATACTTCCAACAAGTGTTGCCAGAAATCAAAAAGCACTTTAGCTATTTGGCGATGGAAGTTCAGCCTTTGGATACCCAAGAGTATGCGTCCCTAAAACAGCACGGCCTCGATGCTGTCATGGTTTATCAGGAAACGTATCATCGCTCTACATATGCGCAGCACCATCTTCGCGGCAATAAAATGGATTTCAACTACCGACTTGAAACGCCTGATAGATTGGCACAAGCAGGAATCGACAAGATCGGCATTGGTTCACTAATAGGATTAGAAGAGTGGCGCACCGATTGTTTCTTTGTTGCAGCCCACCTTCAGTACTTAGAGAGCCGTTATTGGAAGACACGATACTCAATTTCTTTTCCGCGACTTCGACCTTGTGAGGGCGCATTACAACCGAAATCGGTGATGACAGATAAGCAACTAGTGCAGCTTATCTGCGCCTACCGCTTGTTCAACAATGAAGTCGAACTCTCACTGTCGACTCGTGAATCCGCGACCTTCCGCGATCAGGTTTACCCACTAGGTATCACGAGTATTAGTGCAGCATCAAAAACTCAGCCAGGTGGCTACGCGGATGACCAAGAAGAGCTAGAACAGTTCGCAATCAGTGATGAGCGCAGTGCTGCTATGGTTGCTGAGTCGGTGAAACGTGTTGGTATGGAACCGGTTTGGAAAGACTGGCATCAGTCCTACTCAGGTTAG
- a CDS encoding gamma carbonic anhydrase family protein, producing MTSIRSYKGITPQLDDSVYIDKTSVIVGDVRFGKDASVWPLVSARGDVNHIEIGERTNIQDNSVLHVTHKNADNPEGYPLLIGNDVTIGHKVMLHGCIIRDRVLVGMGSIVLDGATIESDVMIGAGSLVPPNKVLESGYLYVGSPVKQARPLTEKERAFLLRSANNYVQNKNDYMQYVHVIR from the coding sequence ATGACTTCAATTCGTAGTTACAAGGGCATTACCCCACAGCTGGATGACTCTGTCTATATAGATAAAACCAGTGTGATTGTTGGCGATGTTCGATTTGGCAAAGATGCCAGTGTATGGCCACTCGTGTCCGCGCGCGGTGATGTTAACCATATAGAGATTGGCGAGCGCACCAATATCCAAGACAACAGCGTGTTACACGTTACCCATAAAAACGCTGACAACCCCGAAGGTTATCCTCTACTAATAGGTAATGATGTCACCATTGGCCATAAGGTGATGCTTCACGGGTGCATCATAAGAGATCGCGTTCTTGTCGGCATGGGTAGTATTGTGCTTGATGGCGCCACTATTGAATCTGATGTGATGATTGGCGCGGGTTCCTTAGTGCCACCAAACAAGGTACTGGAAAGTGGTTATCTGTATGTGGGCAGTCCGGTAAAACAGGCTCGTCCTCTTACCGAAAAAGAAAGAGCCTTTTTACTTCGCTCCGCCAATAACTATGTGCAGAATAAAAATGACTACATGCAATATGTGCACGTCATTCGCTAG
- the thiS gene encoding sulfur carrier protein ThiS — MIQVTVNNTLQNTKRDSLLEDLIKGLDIDTHGCAIAVDDQIVPRTEWSTFVVKNDMSINIFQAIAGG, encoded by the coding sequence ATGATTCAAGTAACAGTTAATAACACATTACAGAATACGAAAAGAGACAGCCTACTCGAGGATCTTATTAAAGGTCTCGATATCGATACCCATGGGTGTGCCATTGCGGTCGATGACCAAATTGTGCCACGAACTGAGTGGTCGACGTTTGTCGTCAAAAATGACATGTCCATTAACATCTTCCAAGCCATTGCAGGGGGCTAA